One Ranitomeya imitator isolate aRanImi1 chromosome 1, aRanImi1.pri, whole genome shotgun sequence DNA window includes the following coding sequences:
- the LOC138657080 gene encoding uncharacterized protein: MAGRKRDPIWVHFVEMPAADLGKKGARAKCKYCQKDIQGLVCRLKSHYENCNQKGNEDVDSDTTNVNEPPQLLMHQEPSTRSNMACAARDNQYLGTTSTKQPKKKLCVQSVEKFILKTTTSQKEHFNELIAKFIFATNSSFRLVEHPLFVQMIEGIRPGYKPPSRFDISGKPLQAVYDIERAACTKYLKDKVVNMSLDGWSNIHNDPIICTCVTTEDGETYLTDTIDTSGN; encoded by the exons ATGGCAGGTCGTAAGAGAGACCCTATTTGGGTTCATTTTGTTgagatgccagcagcagatcttggaaAGAAAGGTGCAAGAGCAAAGTGCAAATACTGTCAAAAGGATATCCAAGGACTTGTTTGCCGTTTGAAATCACATTATGAAAACTGCAACCAGAAAGGAAATGAAGATGTTGATAGTGATACAACTAATGTCAATGAACCCCCACAGCTTCTTATGCACCAGGAGCCTAGTACTA GGTCAAATATGGCTTGTGCTGCACGTGACAATCAATATCTGGGTACAACTTCAACAAAGCAGCCCAAAAAAAAACTTTGCGTGCAAAGTGTAGAAAAATTCATCTTAAAGACTACGACGAGCCAGAAAGAACATTTTAATGAATTAATTGCTAAATTCATATTTGCAACCAATTCTTCTTTCCGACTAGTTGAGCACCCATTGTTTGTACAAATGATCGAAGGAATTAGACCAGGCTACAAACCACCAAGTAGATTTGATATCTCAGGAAAACCTCTTCAGGCTGTATACGACATAGAAAGAGCGGCTTGTACAAAATATTTGAAAGACAAGGTTGTTAACATGAGCTTGGATGGTTGGAGCAACATCCACAACGACCCCATAATTTGCACTTGTGTCACAACAGAAGATGGTGAAACTTACCTTACAGACACAATCGACACATCTGGAAATTGA